The following coding sequences are from one Alosa alosa isolate M-15738 ecotype Scorff River chromosome 3, AALO_Geno_1.1, whole genome shotgun sequence window:
- the LOC125292572 gene encoding ropporin-1-like produces MSQSREDVFIPDTLPEFLKQYTKDVIRTQPEDLLQWSHKYFTALVKGQPLPVGQPSDRHLLQAVRNLTPEILRGLHSQFHKQRMVSQKDIMSAWKSLNLAENCLSEAFTLGRFGEPVEWMKFFTLCCNHLGGNIRQALVQACYILNSDPQCQPPDACVPFSMFKCLYFYLVHVTGKLTRKQAEETLTVLQQQTHNGVVKVSDFINDYKLILDPTQ; encoded by the exons ATGTCTCAGTCGAGAGAAGATGTCTTCATACCAGATACACTGCCAGAATTTCTGAAGCAGTACACAAAAGATGTGATCCGAACTCAACCTGAAGATCTTCTTCAATGGTCTCATAA GTACTTCACTGCTCTGGTAAAGGGGCAGCCTCTACCGGTAGGCCAGCCATCTGATCGCCATTTGTTACAAGCCGTAAGGAATCTCACTCCAGAAATTTTGAGAGGACTACATTCCCAG TTCCACAAGCAAAGAATGGTCAGCCAGAAGGACATCATGTCGGCGTGGAAGTCCCTGAACCTGGCTGAGAACTGCCTCAGTGAGGCCTTCACGCTGGGCCGCTTCGGGGAGCCGGTAGAGTGGATGAAGTTCTTCACTCTCTGCTGCAACCATCTGGGAGGG AATATCAGACAAGCACTGGTCCAGGCCTGCTACATCCTGAACTCGGACCCTCAGTGCCAGCCACCCGATGCTTGTGTTCCATTCAGCATGTTCAAGTGCCTGTATTTCTACCTGGTACATGTGACTGGCAAACTCACTCGAAAACAGGCGGAGGAGACACTGACAGTCCTCCAGCAGCAAAC GCATAATGGGGTGGTGAAGGTATCAGACTTCATCAATGACTATAAACTCATCCTGGATCCAACCCAGTGA